From the genome of Holophagales bacterium:
GCCGAGGGGCTCAAGGTGTGGCAGCAGCCGTTCACGCCGCTGCGCGCCCCCACGATCACGAACCTGCGGATGGATCCGTTCGAGCGCGCCGAGCACGAGAACGCGATGGGCTTCCAGCGGTGGTACATGGATCACATGTTCGTCATCGCCCCCGCGGGCGCCTACGTCGGCCGGTGGCTCCAGAGCTTCCGGGAGTTCCCGCCGCGGCAGAAGCCGGGCAGCTTCAACCTCGACCGGGTGATGGAAGCCGTCACCGCCAACCCCGGCAACGGCTGATCGCGGGGCTGACCGCACTTCGCGCGGGCCATCGACCGGACGGTCGGTGGCCCGCCTTCCGGCCCTCCGGGAGTCCGTGCTAGCGTCTGCGCCGTTCCGGTACAACACGCGGAGGCCGGGCGGCTCCTGCAGCTCGCTTTCGGCCCTCCGGCCAGGAGTCGCCCCGATGAGAACCGTTCCCGTCGCGCTCGCCCTCGCGTTCTTCGGTCTGCCCGCCGCCGCGGCGCCCCCCGCCTCGACCACCGCCGCCGCCCCCGCCAAGCCGAACATCGTCTACATCCTCGCCGACGACCTCGGCTGGAAGGACGTCGGCTTCCACGGCTCCGACATCCGGACGCCCAGCATCGACACGCTCGCCCGCCAGGGGGCGCGCCTCGAGCAGCTCTATACCCAGCCGCTCTGCACGCCGTCGCGCGCCGCCCTCATGACGGGCCGCTACCCGTTCCGCTACGGCCTCCAGACGCTCGTCATCCCGTCGAACGGCCGTTACGGCCTCGACACCCAGGAGTGGATCCTGCCGCAGGCGCTGAAGGAGGCCGGCTACCGGACGGCGATCGTCGGCAAGTGGCACCTCGGGCACGCCGACCGGAAGTACTGGCCGCGGCAGCGCGGCTTCGACTATCAGTACGGCCCGCTCCTCGGCGAGATCGACTACTTCACCCACTCGGCGCACGGCACGCGCGACTGGTTCCGGGACAACGAGCCGGTGAAGGAGGAGGGATACGTCACGCAGCTCCTCGGCAGGGACGCCGTGAAGCTCATCGAAGGGCACGACACGAAGACGCCGCTCTTCCTCTATCTCACGTTCACCGCGCCCCACGCCCCGTACCAGGCCCCGCAGGAATACCTCGACCGGTACAAGGAGATCGCCGATCCGTCGCGCCGCGCCTACGCCGCGATGGTCACGTCGATGGACGACGAGATCGGCCGCGTCCTCGGGGCCCTCGACCGGCGCGGGATGCGGGAGAACACGATCGTCGTCTTCCAGAGCGACAACGGGGGCCCGCGCTCGGCGAAGTTCACGGGCGAGGTCGACATGTCGAAGAGCACGATCCCGGCGGACAACGGCCCGTACCGCGACGGGAAGGGAACGCCCTACGA
Proteins encoded in this window:
- a CDS encoding arylsulfatase, with the protein product MRTVPVALALAFFGLPAAAAPPASTTAAAPAKPNIVYILADDLGWKDVGFHGSDIRTPSIDTLARQGARLEQLYTQPLCTPSRAALMTGRYPFRYGLQTLVIPSNGRYGLDTQEWILPQALKEAGYRTAIVGKWHLGHADRKYWPRQRGFDYQYGPLLGEIDYFTHSAHGTRDWFRDNEPVKEEGYVTQLLGRDAVKLIEGHDTKTPLFLYLTFTAPHAPYQAPQEYLDRYKEIADPSRRAYAAMVTSMDDEIGRVLGALDRRGMRENTIVVFQSDNGGPRSAKFTGEVDMSKSTIPADNGPYRDGKGTPYEGGTRVVAALSWPGHVPAGTVVDQPIHLVDMFPTLASLAGASTAKCKPLDGVNVWPVIAEGKPSPREEVVYGIEPFRATVRKGDWKLVWQTTLPSKVELFDLRQDPSESTNLAEKSPQKADELKRRAEELSRAATEPLIFKEAFDVSWRGLFGSVALPGTAQAAEAHP